A portion of the Cervus elaphus chromosome X, mCerEla1.1, whole genome shotgun sequence genome contains these proteins:
- the CITED1 gene encoding cbp/p300-interacting transactivator 1 translates to MPTMSRPALDVKGGTSPVKENANPEMNSLAYSNLGVKDRKAVAILHYPGVASNGTKASGAPTSSSGSPSPISSPTATPPTKPPPFNLHPAPHLLASMQLQKLNSQYHGMAAATPGQPGEAEPLPNWGFGAQAGGAGSLSPSAGAQSPAIIDSDPVDEEVLMSLVVELGLDRANELPELWLGQNEFDFTADFPSGS, encoded by the coding sequence AATGCCAACCCAGAGATGAACTCTCTGGCCTACTCTAACCTGGGGGTGAAAGATCGCAAAGCGGTGGCCATCCTGCACTACCCTGGGGTAGCCTCGAATGGAACCAAGGCCAGTGGGGCTCCCACTAGTTCCTCGGGATCTCCATCTCCAATAAGTTCTCCTACTGCTACCCCTCCCACTAAACCCCCACCCTTCAACCTGCACCCCGCCCCTCACCTGCTGGCCAGTATGCAGCTGCAGAAACTAAATAGCCAGTACCACGGGATGGCCGCTGCCACTCCGGGCCAACCCGGAGAGGCAGAGCCCCTGCCAAACTGGGGCTTCGGGGCTCAGGCGGGAGGGGCGGGATCACTCTCTCCTTCTGCTGGTGCCCAGAGCCCTGCCATCATCGATTCAGACCCTGTGGATGAAGAGGTGCTGATGTCACTGGTGGTGGAACTGGGACTGGACCGGGCCAATGAGCTTCCGGAGCTGTGGCTGGGGCAGAATGAGTTTGACTTCACGGCAGACTTTCCATCTGGCAGCTGA